A single region of the Acidobacteriota bacterium genome encodes:
- the rpmG gene encoding 50S ribosomal protein L33, protein MAGKGHRVTVKLKSTESPYMYHVKKNKQNTTERLELKKYDPVVRKHVVFKETR, encoded by the coding sequence ATGGCAGGCAAAGGACATCGCGTAACGGTCAAGCTCAAGAGCACCGAGAGCCCGTACATGTACCACGTCAAGAAGAACAAGCAGAACACGACCGAACGGCTCGAGCTCAAGAAGTACGATCCGGTCGTGCGCAAGCACGTCGTTTTCAAGGAAACCCGCTAA
- a CDS encoding TetR family transcriptional regulator yields MGRLIDPAKRARAKEKRAERKQRILEVARSTLLRLPFVEVTLDGIGHAANVDRGVASLYFRSKEELFLRLLRDELAGWYAAVEAEIEDREGRLSKSDFAAVLAKSLSERHELTRFLSLESIVLEQNLDAMEVFRVQRWRRDRMAELDKLLERKVDGIRPGEGFRMLHLAQLLTAALIPAADPKGAAAYEIGDPDFAGFRVEFEPEMRRILGAILEAGPGS; encoded by the coding sequence ATGGGACGGTTGATTGACCCCGCCAAGCGCGCTCGAGCTAAGGAGAAGCGCGCAGAACGAAAGCAGCGGATCCTCGAGGTTGCGCGTTCGACCTTATTGCGGCTGCCGTTTGTCGAGGTGACGCTGGATGGCATCGGCCACGCCGCGAACGTCGATCGGGGCGTGGCGTCGCTCTACTTTCGCAGCAAAGAGGAGCTCTTTCTGCGATTGTTGCGCGACGAGCTGGCGGGTTGGTACGCCGCAGTGGAAGCTGAGATCGAAGATCGCGAGGGCAGGCTGTCGAAATCGGATTTTGCCGCCGTGCTCGCGAAAAGCCTTTCCGAAAGACACGAGCTGACCCGCTTCCTGAGCCTCGAGTCGATCGTTCTCGAACAGAATCTCGATGCGATGGAGGTGTTTCGCGTGCAGCGTTGGCGGCGCGATCGGATGGCTGAATTGGACAAGCTTTTGGAACGGAAGGTCGACGGGATCAGGCCCGGGGAGGGCTTTCGGATGCTCCATCTGGCGCAGCTGCTCACCGCCGCCCTGATTCCGGCGGCGGACCCCAAAGGTGCGGCTGCCTACGAAATCGGGGACCCGGACTTCGCCGGATTCAGGGTCGAATTCGAACCCGAGATGCGACGCATTCTTGGTGCGATCCTCGAAGCGGGCCCCGGGAGCTGA